A single genomic interval of Labrus bergylta chromosome 18, fLabBer1.1, whole genome shotgun sequence harbors:
- the klc1a gene encoding kinesin light chain 1 isoform X2, producing the protein MREDMSTMVCVKEEEDPGEKLSQDEIISRTKQVIQGLEALKQEHHSILEGLLGTLRCLKQDEEGVLVEEKSHMIRKSMEMLELGLSEAQVMMALSSHLSSVESEKQKLRAQVRRLCQENQWLRDELAGTQQKLQKSEQSVAQLEEEKKHLEFMNQLKKYDEDLSPSEEKDSDSSKETLDDLFPDDQDDQAPGIQPTHGSAAAAAAQQGGYEIPARLRTLHNLVIQYASQGRYEVAVPLCKQALEDLEKTSGHDHPDVATMLNILALVYRDQNKYKEAANLLNDALAIREKTLGRDHPAVAATLNNLAVLYGKRGKYKEAEPLCKRALEIREKVLGKDHPDVAKQLNNLALLCQNQGKYDEVEYYYMRALEIYQTKLGPDDPNVAKTKNNLASCYLKQGKFKQAETLYKEILTRAHEREFGSVDDENKPIWMHAEEREEQSKGKQKDGSPFGEYGGWYKACKVDSPTVTTTLKNLGALYRRQGKFEAAETLEEAALRSRKQGLDTVHKQRVAEVLSEPEAREKQRSRESLTSDTVKYESGPDGGEEDGSGSLKRSGSFSKLRASIRRSSEKLVRKLKGSGPRDSEPKNPGMKRASSLGVLNVADKAASDHYQERNNRLRKSRDLSASHTDLAH; encoded by the exons ATGCGTGAGGACATGTCCACCATGGTGTgcgtgaaggaggaggaggaccctGGGGAGAAGCTGTCCCAGGATGAGATCATCTCCAGAACCAAGCAGGTGATCCAGGGGCTGGAGGCCCTGAAACAGGAGCACCACTCCATCCTGGAGGGCCTGCTGGGCACGCTGAGATGCCTGAAGCAGGATGAGGAGGGCGTGCTGGTGGAGGAGAAGTCCCACATGATCCGCAAGTCCATGGAGATGCTGGAGCTCGGGCTGAGTGAGGCACAG GTGATGATGGCGCTGTCCAGCCACCTGAGCTCGGTGGAGTCCGAGAAGCAGAAGCTCCGGGCTCAGGTACGCCGGCTCTGTCAGGAGAACCAGTGGCTGAGAGACGAGCTGGCCGGGACGCAGCAGAAACTGCAGAAGAGCGAGCAAAGCGTGGCccagctggaggaggaaaagaagcaCCTGGAGTTCATGAACCAGCTGAAGAAGTACGACGAGGACCTGTCCCCATCA GAGGAGAAGGACTCCGACTCAAGTAAAGAAACTCTGGACGATCTCTTCCCAGATGACCAGGATGACCAAGCCCCAGGAA TTCAGCCGACTCACGGCAGTGCTGCAGCAGCGGCCGCCCAGCAGGGAGGCTACGAAATCCCAGCCCGTCTGAGGACCCTCCACAACCTGGTGATCCAGTACGCCTCTCAGGGCAGATACGAGGTGGCTGTGCCCCTCTGCAAGCAGGCCTTGGAAGACCTGGAGAAAACCTCTGGACACGACCACCCTGATGTGGCCACGATGCTCAATATCCTAGCTCTTGTTTACAG GGACCAGAACAAATATAAGGAGGCAGCCAACCTGCTGAATGATGCTCTGGCTATCAGGGAGAAGACTCTAGGCAGGGACCATCCAGCT GTCGCTGCCACCCTCAATAACCTGGCTGTCCTGTATGGCAAGAGAGGAAAGTACAAAGAAGCAGAGCCTCTGTGCAAGAGAGCACTGGAGATCAGAGAAAAG GTGCTGGGGAAGGACCACCCAGACGTGGCCAAGCAGCTGAACAACCTGGCCCTGCTGTGTCAGAACCAGGGCAAGTACGATGAGGTGGAGTACTACTACATGAGAGCGCTGGAGATCTACCAGACCAAACTGGGCCCGGACGACCCCAACGTGGCCAAAACCAAGAACAACCTG gcttCCTGTTACCTCAAACAGGGCAAGTTCAAGCAGGCTGAAACTCTGTACAAAGAAATCCTCACCCGCGCCCATGAGAGGGAGTTTGGCTCTGTTGATG atgaGAACAAGCCGATATGGATGCAcgctgaggagagagaggaacaaaGCAAG ggGAAGCAGAAGGACGGCTCACCTTTTGGAGAATATGGAGGCTGGTACAAGGCCTGTAAAGTCGACAG cccTACAGTGACCACCACCCTGAAGAACCTGGGCGCCCTCTACAGGCGGCAGGGGAAGTTTGAGGCGGCAGAGACTCTGGAGGAAGCTGCCCTGCGTTCCAGAAAGCAG ggtctGGACACTGTTCATAAGCAGCGTGTGGCAGAGGTCCTGAGCGAGCCCGAGGCCCGTGAGAAGCAGCGGAGCCGCGAGAGCTTGACCTCTGACACAGTGAAATACGAGAGCGGGCCGGACGGTGGCGAGGAA GACGGCTCCGGCTCGCTGAAGAGGAGCGGCTCCTTCAGCAAACTGCGAGCGTCGATCCGCCGCAGCAGCGAGAAGCTCGTCCGCAAGCTGAAAGGAAGCGGCCCCAGAGACAGCGAGCCCAAAAACCCCGG CATGAAGCGAGCCAGCTCTCTGGGGGTTCTTAACGTGGCGGACAAGGCTGCGAGTGACCACTACCAA GAACGAAATAATCGTCTGAGAAAGAGTCGCGACCTGAGTGCCAGCCACACTGACCTGGCGcattga
- the klc1a gene encoding kinesin light chain 1 isoform X1, translating to MREDMSTMVCVKEEEDPGEKLSQDEIISRTKQVIQGLEALKQEHHSILEGLLGTLRCLKQDEEGVLVEEKSHMIRKSMEMLELGLSEAQVMMALSSHLSSVESEKQKLRAQVRRLCQENQWLRDELAGTQQKLQKSEQSVAQLEEEKKHLEFMNQLKKYDEDLSPSEEKDSDSSKETLDDLFPDDQDDQAPGIQPTHGSAAAAAAQQGGYEIPARLRTLHNLVIQYASQGRYEVAVPLCKQALEDLEKTSGHDHPDVATMLNILALVYRDQNKYKEAANLLNDALAIREKTLGRDHPAVAATLNNLAVLYGKRGKYKEAEPLCKRALEIREKVLGKDHPDVAKQLNNLALLCQNQGKYDEVEYYYMRALEIYQTKLGPDDPNVAKTKNNLASCYLKQGKFKQAETLYKEILTRAHEREFGSVDDENKPIWMHAEEREEQSKGKQKDGSPFGEYGGWYKACKVDSPTVTTTLKNLGALYRRQGKFEAAETLEEAALRSRKQGLDTVHKQRVAEVLSEPEAREKQRSRESLTSDTVKYESGPDGGEEVSMSVEWNGDGSGSLKRSGSFSKLRASIRRSSEKLVRKLKGSGPRDSEPKNPGMKRASSLGVLNVADKAASDHYQERNNRLRKSRDLSASHTDLAH from the exons ATGCGTGAGGACATGTCCACCATGGTGTgcgtgaaggaggaggaggaccctGGGGAGAAGCTGTCCCAGGATGAGATCATCTCCAGAACCAAGCAGGTGATCCAGGGGCTGGAGGCCCTGAAACAGGAGCACCACTCCATCCTGGAGGGCCTGCTGGGCACGCTGAGATGCCTGAAGCAGGATGAGGAGGGCGTGCTGGTGGAGGAGAAGTCCCACATGATCCGCAAGTCCATGGAGATGCTGGAGCTCGGGCTGAGTGAGGCACAG GTGATGATGGCGCTGTCCAGCCACCTGAGCTCGGTGGAGTCCGAGAAGCAGAAGCTCCGGGCTCAGGTACGCCGGCTCTGTCAGGAGAACCAGTGGCTGAGAGACGAGCTGGCCGGGACGCAGCAGAAACTGCAGAAGAGCGAGCAAAGCGTGGCccagctggaggaggaaaagaagcaCCTGGAGTTCATGAACCAGCTGAAGAAGTACGACGAGGACCTGTCCCCATCA GAGGAGAAGGACTCCGACTCAAGTAAAGAAACTCTGGACGATCTCTTCCCAGATGACCAGGATGACCAAGCCCCAGGAA TTCAGCCGACTCACGGCAGTGCTGCAGCAGCGGCCGCCCAGCAGGGAGGCTACGAAATCCCAGCCCGTCTGAGGACCCTCCACAACCTGGTGATCCAGTACGCCTCTCAGGGCAGATACGAGGTGGCTGTGCCCCTCTGCAAGCAGGCCTTGGAAGACCTGGAGAAAACCTCTGGACACGACCACCCTGATGTGGCCACGATGCTCAATATCCTAGCTCTTGTTTACAG GGACCAGAACAAATATAAGGAGGCAGCCAACCTGCTGAATGATGCTCTGGCTATCAGGGAGAAGACTCTAGGCAGGGACCATCCAGCT GTCGCTGCCACCCTCAATAACCTGGCTGTCCTGTATGGCAAGAGAGGAAAGTACAAAGAAGCAGAGCCTCTGTGCAAGAGAGCACTGGAGATCAGAGAAAAG GTGCTGGGGAAGGACCACCCAGACGTGGCCAAGCAGCTGAACAACCTGGCCCTGCTGTGTCAGAACCAGGGCAAGTACGATGAGGTGGAGTACTACTACATGAGAGCGCTGGAGATCTACCAGACCAAACTGGGCCCGGACGACCCCAACGTGGCCAAAACCAAGAACAACCTG gcttCCTGTTACCTCAAACAGGGCAAGTTCAAGCAGGCTGAAACTCTGTACAAAGAAATCCTCACCCGCGCCCATGAGAGGGAGTTTGGCTCTGTTGATG atgaGAACAAGCCGATATGGATGCAcgctgaggagagagaggaacaaaGCAAG ggGAAGCAGAAGGACGGCTCACCTTTTGGAGAATATGGAGGCTGGTACAAGGCCTGTAAAGTCGACAG cccTACAGTGACCACCACCCTGAAGAACCTGGGCGCCCTCTACAGGCGGCAGGGGAAGTTTGAGGCGGCAGAGACTCTGGAGGAAGCTGCCCTGCGTTCCAGAAAGCAG ggtctGGACACTGTTCATAAGCAGCGTGTGGCAGAGGTCCTGAGCGAGCCCGAGGCCCGTGAGAAGCAGCGGAGCCGCGAGAGCTTGACCTCTGACACAGTGAAATACGAGAGCGGGCCGGACGGTGGCGAGGAAGTGAGTATGAGCGTGGAGTGGAACGGG GACGGCTCCGGCTCGCTGAAGAGGAGCGGCTCCTTCAGCAAACTGCGAGCGTCGATCCGCCGCAGCAGCGAGAAGCTCGTCCGCAAGCTGAAAGGAAGCGGCCCCAGAGACAGCGAGCCCAAAAACCCCGG CATGAAGCGAGCCAGCTCTCTGGGGGTTCTTAACGTGGCGGACAAGGCTGCGAGTGACCACTACCAA GAACGAAATAATCGTCTGAGAAAGAGTCGCGACCTGAGTGCCAGCCACACTGACCTGGCGcattga
- the klc1a gene encoding kinesin light chain 1 isoform X3, with translation MREDMSTMVCVKEEEDPGEKLSQDEIISRTKQVIQGLEALKQEHHSILEGLLGTLRCLKQDEEGVLVEEKSHMIRKSMEMLELGLSEAQVMMALSSHLSSVESEKQKLRAQVRRLCQENQWLRDELAGTQQKLQKSEQSVAQLEEEKKHLEFMNQLKKYDEDLSPSEEKDSDSSKETLDDLFPDDQDDQAPGIQPTHGSAAAAAAQQGGYEIPARLRTLHNLVIQYASQGRYEVAVPLCKQALEDLEKTSGHDHPDVATMLNILALVYRDQNKYKEAANLLNDALAIREKTLGRDHPAVAATLNNLAVLYGKRGKYKEAEPLCKRALEIREKVLGKDHPDVAKQLNNLALLCQNQGKYDEVEYYYMRALEIYQTKLGPDDPNVAKTKNNLASCYLKQGKFKQAETLYKEILTRAHEREFGSVDDENKPIWMHAEEREEQSKGKQKDGSPFGEYGGWYKACKVDSPTVTTTLKNLGALYRRQGKFEAAETLEEAALRSRKQGLDTVHKQRVAEVLSEPEAREKQRSRESLTSDTVKYESGPDGGEEVSMSVEWNGDGSGSLKRSGSFSKLRASIRRSSEKLVRKLKGSGPRDSEPKNPGNEIIV, from the exons ATGCGTGAGGACATGTCCACCATGGTGTgcgtgaaggaggaggaggaccctGGGGAGAAGCTGTCCCAGGATGAGATCATCTCCAGAACCAAGCAGGTGATCCAGGGGCTGGAGGCCCTGAAACAGGAGCACCACTCCATCCTGGAGGGCCTGCTGGGCACGCTGAGATGCCTGAAGCAGGATGAGGAGGGCGTGCTGGTGGAGGAGAAGTCCCACATGATCCGCAAGTCCATGGAGATGCTGGAGCTCGGGCTGAGTGAGGCACAG GTGATGATGGCGCTGTCCAGCCACCTGAGCTCGGTGGAGTCCGAGAAGCAGAAGCTCCGGGCTCAGGTACGCCGGCTCTGTCAGGAGAACCAGTGGCTGAGAGACGAGCTGGCCGGGACGCAGCAGAAACTGCAGAAGAGCGAGCAAAGCGTGGCccagctggaggaggaaaagaagcaCCTGGAGTTCATGAACCAGCTGAAGAAGTACGACGAGGACCTGTCCCCATCA GAGGAGAAGGACTCCGACTCAAGTAAAGAAACTCTGGACGATCTCTTCCCAGATGACCAGGATGACCAAGCCCCAGGAA TTCAGCCGACTCACGGCAGTGCTGCAGCAGCGGCCGCCCAGCAGGGAGGCTACGAAATCCCAGCCCGTCTGAGGACCCTCCACAACCTGGTGATCCAGTACGCCTCTCAGGGCAGATACGAGGTGGCTGTGCCCCTCTGCAAGCAGGCCTTGGAAGACCTGGAGAAAACCTCTGGACACGACCACCCTGATGTGGCCACGATGCTCAATATCCTAGCTCTTGTTTACAG GGACCAGAACAAATATAAGGAGGCAGCCAACCTGCTGAATGATGCTCTGGCTATCAGGGAGAAGACTCTAGGCAGGGACCATCCAGCT GTCGCTGCCACCCTCAATAACCTGGCTGTCCTGTATGGCAAGAGAGGAAAGTACAAAGAAGCAGAGCCTCTGTGCAAGAGAGCACTGGAGATCAGAGAAAAG GTGCTGGGGAAGGACCACCCAGACGTGGCCAAGCAGCTGAACAACCTGGCCCTGCTGTGTCAGAACCAGGGCAAGTACGATGAGGTGGAGTACTACTACATGAGAGCGCTGGAGATCTACCAGACCAAACTGGGCCCGGACGACCCCAACGTGGCCAAAACCAAGAACAACCTG gcttCCTGTTACCTCAAACAGGGCAAGTTCAAGCAGGCTGAAACTCTGTACAAAGAAATCCTCACCCGCGCCCATGAGAGGGAGTTTGGCTCTGTTGATG atgaGAACAAGCCGATATGGATGCAcgctgaggagagagaggaacaaaGCAAG ggGAAGCAGAAGGACGGCTCACCTTTTGGAGAATATGGAGGCTGGTACAAGGCCTGTAAAGTCGACAG cccTACAGTGACCACCACCCTGAAGAACCTGGGCGCCCTCTACAGGCGGCAGGGGAAGTTTGAGGCGGCAGAGACTCTGGAGGAAGCTGCCCTGCGTTCCAGAAAGCAG ggtctGGACACTGTTCATAAGCAGCGTGTGGCAGAGGTCCTGAGCGAGCCCGAGGCCCGTGAGAAGCAGCGGAGCCGCGAGAGCTTGACCTCTGACACAGTGAAATACGAGAGCGGGCCGGACGGTGGCGAGGAAGTGAGTATGAGCGTGGAGTGGAACGGG GACGGCTCCGGCTCGCTGAAGAGGAGCGGCTCCTTCAGCAAACTGCGAGCGTCGATCCGCCGCAGCAGCGAGAAGCTCGTCCGCAAGCTGAAAGGAAGCGGCCCCAGAGACAGCGAGCCCAAAAACCCCGG GAACGAAATAATCGTCTGA
- the klc1a gene encoding kinesin light chain 1 isoform X4 has product MREDMSTMVCVKEEEDPGEKLSQDEIISRTKQVIQGLEALKQEHHSILEGLLGTLRCLKQDEEGVLVEEKSHMIRKSMEMLELGLSEAQVMMALSSHLSSVESEKQKLRAQVRRLCQENQWLRDELAGTQQKLQKSEQSVAQLEEEKKHLEFMNQLKKYDEDLSPSEEKDSDSSKETLDDLFPDDQDDQAPGIQPTHGSAAAAAAQQGGYEIPARLRTLHNLVIQYASQGRYEVAVPLCKQALEDLEKTSGHDHPDVATMLNILALVYRDQNKYKEAANLLNDALAIREKTLGRDHPAVAATLNNLAVLYGKRGKYKEAEPLCKRALEIREKVLGKDHPDVAKQLNNLALLCQNQGKYDEVEYYYMRALEIYQTKLGPDDPNVAKTKNNLASCYLKQGKFKQAETLYKEILTRAHEREFGSVDDENKPIWMHAEEREEQSKGKQKDGSPFGEYGGWYKACKVDSPTVTTTLKNLGALYRRQGKFEAAETLEEAALRSRKQGLDTVHKQRVAEVLSEPEAREKQRSRESLTSDTVKYESGPDGGEEVSMSVEWNGA; this is encoded by the exons ATGCGTGAGGACATGTCCACCATGGTGTgcgtgaaggaggaggaggaccctGGGGAGAAGCTGTCCCAGGATGAGATCATCTCCAGAACCAAGCAGGTGATCCAGGGGCTGGAGGCCCTGAAACAGGAGCACCACTCCATCCTGGAGGGCCTGCTGGGCACGCTGAGATGCCTGAAGCAGGATGAGGAGGGCGTGCTGGTGGAGGAGAAGTCCCACATGATCCGCAAGTCCATGGAGATGCTGGAGCTCGGGCTGAGTGAGGCACAG GTGATGATGGCGCTGTCCAGCCACCTGAGCTCGGTGGAGTCCGAGAAGCAGAAGCTCCGGGCTCAGGTACGCCGGCTCTGTCAGGAGAACCAGTGGCTGAGAGACGAGCTGGCCGGGACGCAGCAGAAACTGCAGAAGAGCGAGCAAAGCGTGGCccagctggaggaggaaaagaagcaCCTGGAGTTCATGAACCAGCTGAAGAAGTACGACGAGGACCTGTCCCCATCA GAGGAGAAGGACTCCGACTCAAGTAAAGAAACTCTGGACGATCTCTTCCCAGATGACCAGGATGACCAAGCCCCAGGAA TTCAGCCGACTCACGGCAGTGCTGCAGCAGCGGCCGCCCAGCAGGGAGGCTACGAAATCCCAGCCCGTCTGAGGACCCTCCACAACCTGGTGATCCAGTACGCCTCTCAGGGCAGATACGAGGTGGCTGTGCCCCTCTGCAAGCAGGCCTTGGAAGACCTGGAGAAAACCTCTGGACACGACCACCCTGATGTGGCCACGATGCTCAATATCCTAGCTCTTGTTTACAG GGACCAGAACAAATATAAGGAGGCAGCCAACCTGCTGAATGATGCTCTGGCTATCAGGGAGAAGACTCTAGGCAGGGACCATCCAGCT GTCGCTGCCACCCTCAATAACCTGGCTGTCCTGTATGGCAAGAGAGGAAAGTACAAAGAAGCAGAGCCTCTGTGCAAGAGAGCACTGGAGATCAGAGAAAAG GTGCTGGGGAAGGACCACCCAGACGTGGCCAAGCAGCTGAACAACCTGGCCCTGCTGTGTCAGAACCAGGGCAAGTACGATGAGGTGGAGTACTACTACATGAGAGCGCTGGAGATCTACCAGACCAAACTGGGCCCGGACGACCCCAACGTGGCCAAAACCAAGAACAACCTG gcttCCTGTTACCTCAAACAGGGCAAGTTCAAGCAGGCTGAAACTCTGTACAAAGAAATCCTCACCCGCGCCCATGAGAGGGAGTTTGGCTCTGTTGATG atgaGAACAAGCCGATATGGATGCAcgctgaggagagagaggaacaaaGCAAG ggGAAGCAGAAGGACGGCTCACCTTTTGGAGAATATGGAGGCTGGTACAAGGCCTGTAAAGTCGACAG cccTACAGTGACCACCACCCTGAAGAACCTGGGCGCCCTCTACAGGCGGCAGGGGAAGTTTGAGGCGGCAGAGACTCTGGAGGAAGCTGCCCTGCGTTCCAGAAAGCAG ggtctGGACACTGTTCATAAGCAGCGTGTGGCAGAGGTCCTGAGCGAGCCCGAGGCCCGTGAGAAGCAGCGGAGCCGCGAGAGCTTGACCTCTGACACAGTGAAATACGAGAGCGGGCCGGACGGTGGCGAGGAAGTGAGTATGAGCGTGGAGTGGAACGGG GCATAA
- the klc1a gene encoding kinesin light chain 1 isoform X5, whose protein sequence is MREDMSTMVCVKEEEDPGEKLSQDEIISRTKQVIQGLEALKQEHHSILEGLLGTLRCLKQDEEGVLVEEKSHMIRKSMEMLELGLSEAQVMMALSSHLSSVESEKQKLRAQVRRLCQENQWLRDELAGTQQKLQKSEQSVAQLEEEKKHLEFMNQLKKYDEDLSPSEEKDSDSSKETLDDLFPDDQDDQAPGIQPTHGSAAAAAAQQGGYEIPARLRTLHNLVIQYASQGRYEVAVPLCKQALEDLEKTSGHDHPDVATMLNILALVYRDQNKYKEAANLLNDALAIREKTLGRDHPAVAATLNNLAVLYGKRGKYKEAEPLCKRALEIREKVLGKDHPDVAKQLNNLALLCQNQGKYDEVEYYYMRALEIYQTKLGPDDPNVAKTKNNLASCYLKQGKFKQAETLYKEILTRAHEREFGSVDDENKPIWMHAEEREEQSKGKQKDGSPFGEYGGWYKACKVDSPTVTTTLKNLGALYRRQGKFEAAETLEEAALRSRKQGLDTVHKQRVAEVLSEPEAREKQRSRESLTSDTVKYESGPDGGEEA, encoded by the exons ATGCGTGAGGACATGTCCACCATGGTGTgcgtgaaggaggaggaggaccctGGGGAGAAGCTGTCCCAGGATGAGATCATCTCCAGAACCAAGCAGGTGATCCAGGGGCTGGAGGCCCTGAAACAGGAGCACCACTCCATCCTGGAGGGCCTGCTGGGCACGCTGAGATGCCTGAAGCAGGATGAGGAGGGCGTGCTGGTGGAGGAGAAGTCCCACATGATCCGCAAGTCCATGGAGATGCTGGAGCTCGGGCTGAGTGAGGCACAG GTGATGATGGCGCTGTCCAGCCACCTGAGCTCGGTGGAGTCCGAGAAGCAGAAGCTCCGGGCTCAGGTACGCCGGCTCTGTCAGGAGAACCAGTGGCTGAGAGACGAGCTGGCCGGGACGCAGCAGAAACTGCAGAAGAGCGAGCAAAGCGTGGCccagctggaggaggaaaagaagcaCCTGGAGTTCATGAACCAGCTGAAGAAGTACGACGAGGACCTGTCCCCATCA GAGGAGAAGGACTCCGACTCAAGTAAAGAAACTCTGGACGATCTCTTCCCAGATGACCAGGATGACCAAGCCCCAGGAA TTCAGCCGACTCACGGCAGTGCTGCAGCAGCGGCCGCCCAGCAGGGAGGCTACGAAATCCCAGCCCGTCTGAGGACCCTCCACAACCTGGTGATCCAGTACGCCTCTCAGGGCAGATACGAGGTGGCTGTGCCCCTCTGCAAGCAGGCCTTGGAAGACCTGGAGAAAACCTCTGGACACGACCACCCTGATGTGGCCACGATGCTCAATATCCTAGCTCTTGTTTACAG GGACCAGAACAAATATAAGGAGGCAGCCAACCTGCTGAATGATGCTCTGGCTATCAGGGAGAAGACTCTAGGCAGGGACCATCCAGCT GTCGCTGCCACCCTCAATAACCTGGCTGTCCTGTATGGCAAGAGAGGAAAGTACAAAGAAGCAGAGCCTCTGTGCAAGAGAGCACTGGAGATCAGAGAAAAG GTGCTGGGGAAGGACCACCCAGACGTGGCCAAGCAGCTGAACAACCTGGCCCTGCTGTGTCAGAACCAGGGCAAGTACGATGAGGTGGAGTACTACTACATGAGAGCGCTGGAGATCTACCAGACCAAACTGGGCCCGGACGACCCCAACGTGGCCAAAACCAAGAACAACCTG gcttCCTGTTACCTCAAACAGGGCAAGTTCAAGCAGGCTGAAACTCTGTACAAAGAAATCCTCACCCGCGCCCATGAGAGGGAGTTTGGCTCTGTTGATG atgaGAACAAGCCGATATGGATGCAcgctgaggagagagaggaacaaaGCAAG ggGAAGCAGAAGGACGGCTCACCTTTTGGAGAATATGGAGGCTGGTACAAGGCCTGTAAAGTCGACAG cccTACAGTGACCACCACCCTGAAGAACCTGGGCGCCCTCTACAGGCGGCAGGGGAAGTTTGAGGCGGCAGAGACTCTGGAGGAAGCTGCCCTGCGTTCCAGAAAGCAG ggtctGGACACTGTTCATAAGCAGCGTGTGGCAGAGGTCCTGAGCGAGCCCGAGGCCCGTGAGAAGCAGCGGAGCCGCGAGAGCTTGACCTCTGACACAGTGAAATACGAGAGCGGGCCGGACGGTGGCGAGGAA GCATAA